The genome window GAGTGTCCCATGAAGACATACGGATATGCTGGGAAAATTCTGGGTGTTGATTTGTCCTCCAGGCGGATCAGAGAGCTTCCTACCTCGGATTATGCTGGCAGATTTCTGGGCGGAAGAGGTATCGCATCCAAGTTGTACTGGGATGAGGTACCGCCTGATGCTGGTGCTCTAGATCCGCGGAATGCTCTGATACTCGCTGTTGGACCTCTAGCGGGCATACCAGTAATAGGAGGGTCACGCTGGTTCGTCTGCGGCAAGTCTCCGGCCACTTCTCCACAGCATTTGTCTTACTGCAACCTGGGTGGGGACTGGGGAGTCAGGTTGAGGTCGGTGGGCTACGATGCTGTATTTGTTCAAGGTAAGTCCGAAAAGCCGGTGTACCTTCTCATACATGAGGACGCTTGCGGACTAGAGGATGCCCGTAAGCTCTGGGGTATGGGTGCTATGGAGACGCGTGAGATACTCACAAGTGAACTGGGTAGCTCCATCAGTGTGGTAGCCATTGGGCCGGCTGGAGAAAACGGGGCAACCATGGCCAATCTAATAGCCAGCGATGATGCTGCCGGGGGTGGAGGTATGGGTGCTGTAATGGGCTCCAAGAACCTAAAGGCTATTGTGGTGGAGGGTGTCAGAAAGAGGGCCCAAGCTGCCCAACCGGAAAGACTGCAGGAGCTGACTCAATACTTTCGTCGGTTGTTAACAACGCCTCCAACGGCTACCGCAGGCAATATAGCCCTCCGGATAACTGGGCCACGAACCAGAAAAGCGCCGTGCCATGGTTGTATTGGTGATTGTCTTAGAAGGACTTATGAGGGGGAGGATGGCAAGAAGGGCAAGTTCATGTGCCAGTCTGCTACCTTCTACCAACCGCTGGCCGAGTTGCACTACGGGTCGGGGTATGAGGTTCCATTCCGGGCAAACAAGCTGTGTGATGAATATGGACTGGATACCATGGCTATGGCGCTAATAGTCGTCTGGCTCATGAGATGTGGCAGGGCAGGCATTCTGACTGATGAAAGCACTGGGCTCCCGCTGTCGAAGCTGGGTACAGTCGAGTTCATAGAAACACTGGTGAGGAAGATCGCGCTGCGCGATGGCTTTGGAGACATCCTGGCTCAAGGAGTAGAGAAGGCCGCAGCTCAGGTAGGATCGACGGCGGTAGAGAAGCTAGCTCCCTACATCTCGAGAGCAGGATTACCCAATGCGATTGATGGTAGGTTATACGTGAGCCTGTGGCCTCTCCTTGCTGTGGAGCCAAAGCCGCCGCTCGGCCATACCCACGAGATGACGCGTGTCATACTCAGGTGGATTCAATGGCGCAGGGGTGACGAGCAAAGCTATGTTTCTAACGAGGTGTTCCGTCACATTGCCGAACGGTGTTGGGGTAGCACGGCGGCTGCAGATTTCTCAAGCGGCGAAGGAAAGGCACTAGCAGCCAAGATGATCCAGGACCGGCAATATGCTCAGGAATGCCTTGTTCTGTGCAGTTTTCTCTGGCCTATCACCGACTCCAAGTCTACAGAGAACCATGTTGGAGATCCTTCACTGGAAAGCAAGTTGCTCTCTGCCGTAACCGGAGGCGATGTCACTGAACAGGCGCTTTATGAGATAGGGGAAAGGGTCTTCAACCTGAATAGAGCTGTACTGGTCAGAGAAGGTCACCGTGGAATCGAAGACGACCAACTTCCGACTCCCTGGTACACCGTTCCTCTTAAAACAGACATGACTAACCCGGAACTCTTGGTACCAAGGCAAGGGAATGAGGCAGTGAGCCAGAAAGGTGCCACGGTTGGCAAAGAAGCCTTCTCAAAGATGATGAGAGAGTATTATCAAATAAGGGGATGGGACATTGACACAGGCCTTCCAACCAGCAGCAAGCTTTGTGAATTGAAGCTCGGAGACATTGCTCACGATCTGGAACAGAGGCATCTCGCACGATAGCCCGATCTCAGGACAAATAGCTGTTGGCTACTGTGGACTGGACGGCATGTAAGTAAATCAAACCCGTTTGAGGTGGTACTCCGGCATATTCGATAGGAGACAAGGCCTCCGGTAACCCGCTAGGGACAACGAGAGGAGCTGGCGCTTGAAGCCAGGCGTAGGCCTAGTTCCAGTGTAGCAGACATAACATCAGGAGCGTCAAGACAATATGCTGGTTGCGCCATCGTGTCCCCGCAGCGGTCCCCTCGAGGTAGTGGTGTAGACCGAATGGGTGTATTCTTGAAAGGTGTCTGCAGATGACTTAGGCACCGAAGGTAAGTACCAGCAGGAGCAAGCCTCCGAATCTCCGTTACCATATATCTTCAATGTGTCCCGATGTTGCTGTCTATTTACATTCCTTATGGCTGGCTTGGTATGCTCCGTTCAGGACGCGCGCATACGAGGTCAATCAGCTACTACCTCCTTTATCTCAGGTATCTCCTCCTTCAGCTCCTCCTGCAGTAAGGCTAACGTCGCCTCTTTCGGCGGCCCGCCTTGGCAACCGGATGCGGATATCTGCACTCGCACAATTCCATTTTTCACGCCAATCAGTACTACATCAGTGCTTCCAAAAGCCGGCTTCATGACCTCAATTATCCTCTGAACTCTCTCTTGCATAATGCCCCCCTTATAGCTCATTATTTGCCTTCCATGGCAAATCTAGCCCCCATTTCAAAGGCCTTATCGCAATCCAGTGGAAATACTTCTCGCCTTCGCTTTGCTTTTTCTCCAACATCAAATCGATCTGCAACCACCTTTGAGTAGTCATCAAACTGCCAGGTATCAAAGCTGAAGAGTGTCTCTGAGGCCCCGAACATCATCTGCAACAACCACGTATTAACAGCCAGGTGTT of Chloroflexota bacterium contains these proteins:
- a CDS encoding NifU family protein: MSYKGGIMQERVQRIIEVMKPAFGSTDVVLIGVKNGIVRVQISASGCQGGPPKEATLALLQEELKEEIPEIKEVVAD